A stretch of the Meles meles chromosome 19, mMelMel3.1 paternal haplotype, whole genome shotgun sequence genome encodes the following:
- the MED29 gene encoding mediator of RNA polymerase II transcription subunit 29: MAASQQQAAAASSAAGVSGPGSSGGPGPQQQPQPPAQLVGPAQSGLLQQQQQDFDPVQRYKMLIPQLKESLQTLMKVAAQNLIQNTNIDNGQKSSDGPIQRFDKCLEEFYALCDQLELCLRLAHECLSQSCDSAKHSPTLVPTATKPDAVQPDSLPYPQYLAVIKAQIACAKDIHTALLDCANKVTGKTPAPPTGPGGTL, encoded by the exons ATGGCTGCGTCCCAGCAGCAGGCTGCAGCTGCTTCGTCTGCTGCGGGCGTATCGGGTCCAGGTTCGTCTGGCGGCCCGGGTCCGCAACAGCAGCCTCAACCACCAGCACAGCTGGTGGGGCCTGCCCAGAGCGGGCTTTTGCAGCAACAGCAACAGGACTTCGATCCGGTGCAGCGTTATAAGATGCTCATCCCGCAGTTGAAGGAGAGTCTACAG accttGATGAAGGTTGCAGCCCAGAACTTGATTCAGAACACTAACATTGACAACGGACA AAAGAGCAGTGATGGACCCATACAGCGCTTTGACAAGTGTCTGGAAGAGTTCTACGCACTCTGTGACCAGCTGGAGCTGTGCCTG CGCCTGGCCCACGAGTGCCTGTCCCAGAGTTGCGACAGCGCCAAGCACTCTCCCACTCTGGTGCCCACGGCCACCAAACCGGATGCAGTGCAGCCTGACAGCCTGCCCTACCCGCAGTACCTGGCAGTCATCAAAGCCCAGATTGCCTGTGCCAAGGATATTCACACCGCTCTGCTGGACTGCGCCAACAAGGTTACAGGCAAGACGCCTGCACCACCTACTGGCCCTGGGGGCACCCTGTGa
- the SAMD4B gene encoding protein Smaug homolog 2 yields the protein MMFRDQVGILAGWFKGWNECEQTVALLSLLKRVTRTQARFLQLCLEHSLADCNDIHLLESEANSAAIVSQWQQESKEKVVSLLLSHLPLLQPGNTEAKSEYMRLLQKVLAYSIESNAFIEESRQLLSYALIHPATTLEDRNALALWLSHLEERLASGFRTRPEPTYHSRQGSDEWGSPAELGPGEAGPGWQDKPPRENGHVPFHPSSSVPPAINSIGSNANAGLPCQIHPSPLKRSMSLIPTSPQAPGEWPSPEELGARAAFTTPDHAPLSPQSSVASSGSEQTEEQGSSRNTFQEDGSGMKDVPSWLKSLRLHKYAALFSQMSYEEMMTLTEQHLESQNVTKGARHKIALSIQKLRERQSVLKSLEKDVLEGGNLRNALQELQQIIITPIKAYSILQATVAAAAAATPTAKDGSRGEPPLPGAEPPLVHPGTDKGTEAKDPPAAESYPPPPAPAPTDGSEPAPAPVADGDIPSQFTRVMGKVCTQLLVSRPDEENITSYLQLIEKCLTHEAFTETQKKRLLSWKQQVLKLLRTFPRKAALEMQSYRQQKGWAFGSNSLPIAGSVGMGVARRTQRQFPMPPRALPPGRMGLLSPSGIGGISPRHALTSPSLGGQGRQNLWFANPGGSNSMPSQSRSSVQRTHSLPVHSSPQAILMFPPDCPVPGPDLEINPTLESLCLSMTEHALGDGTDKTSTI from the exons ATGATGTTCCGAGACCAGGTGGGCATCCTCGCTGGCTGGTTCAAGGGCTGGAATGAGTGTGAGCAGACGGTGGCCCTGCTCTCACTTCTGAAGCGGGTCACTCGCACCCAGGCCCGCTTcctgcagctctgcctggagCACTCGCTAGCGGACTGCAATGACATCCACCTGCTGGAGTCGGAGGCCAACAGTGCTG CCATCGTCAGCCAGTGGCAGCAGGAGTCCAAAGAGAAGGTGGTATCCCTCCTGCTGTCCCACCTGCCCCTACTTCAGCCAGGCAACACAGAGGCCAAGTCGGAGTACATGAGGCTGCTGCAGAAAGTGCTGGCCTACTCGATCGAGAGCAATGCCTTCATCGAGGAGAGCCGCCAGCTGCTCTCTTACGCCCTCATCCACCCGGCCACCACACTGGAGGACCGCAATGCACTGGCCCTCTGGCTGAGCCACCTGGAAGAACGGCTGGCTAGTGGCTTCCGCACCCGGCCTGAGCCCACCTACCACTCACGCCAAGGCTCAGATGAGTGGGGGAGCCCTGCAgagctgggccctggggaggcagggccaGGCTGGCAGGACAAGCCACCCCGGGAAAATGGACACGTGCCCTTCCACCCATCCAGCTCAGTGCCGCCAGCCATCAACAGTATTGGGAGCAACGCAAATGCAG GTCTCCCCTGCCAAATTCACCCCAGCCCGCTGAAGCGCTCCATGTCGCTCATCCCCACGAGCCCCCAGGCCCCTGGTGAGTGGCCGAGTCCGGAGGAGCTTGGGGCCCGGGCTGCTTTCACCACGCCCGACCACGCACCCCTCTCACCCCAGAGCAGCGTGGCCTCCTCTGGCAGTGAGCAGACGGAGGAGCAGGGCTCCAGCCGGAACACTTTCCAGGAGGACGGCAGTGGCATGAAAG ATGTGCCCTCATGGCTGAAAAGCCTCCGCTTGCACAAGTATGCGGCCCTCTTCTCACAGATGAGCTACGAGGAGATGATGACACTGACTGAGCAGCATCTGGAGTCTCAG AATGTGACCAAAGGTGCCCGCCACAAGATAGCATTGAGCATCCAGAAGCTGCGCGAGAGGCAGAGTGTCCTCAAGTCCCTGGAGAAG GATGTGCTGGAAGGCGGGAATCTGCGCAACGCTCTGCAGGAGCTGCAGCAGATAATCATCACCCCCATCAAGGCCTACAGCATCCTCCAGGCCACTGtggctgctgccgctgccgccacCCCTACTGCCAAGGATGGGAGCCGGGGGGAGCCACCACTGCCAGGTGCTGAGCCTCCCCTGGTTCACCCTGGCACAGACAAGGGCACTGAGGCCAAGGACCCTCCAGCTGCAGAGAGCTACCCCCCTCCACCAGCTCCGGCTCCCACTGATGGCAGTGAGCCAGCCCCGGCTCCCGTTGCCGACGGAGACATCCCCAGCCAGTTTACACGGGTGATGGGCAAAG TGTGCACCCAGCTGCTGGTGTCCCGACCGGACGAGGAGAACATCACCAGTTACCTCCAGCTTATTGAAAAGTGCCTGACTCATGAG GCGTTCACGGAGACGCAGAAGAAACGGCTGCTGTCCTGGAAACAGCAAGTGCTGAAGCTCCTCCGGACCTTCCCACGCAAAGCCGCTCTAGAAATGCAGAGCTACCGGCAGCAGAAAGG CTGGGCGTTCGGCTCCAACTCACTTCCCATAGCTGGctctgtggggatgggggtggccCGACGGACCCAGCGGCAGTTCCCCATGCCTCCCCGGGCCCTCCCACCCGGCAGGATGGGCCTTCTGAGCCCTTCAGGCATCGGGGGCATCTCCCCACGACATGCCCTCACTAGCCCCAGCCTTGGGGGCCAGGGCCGACAG AACCTGTGGTTTGCCAACCCTGGAGGCAGCAACAGCATGCCCAGCCAGAGCCGTAGCTCTGTGCAGCGCACCCACTCCCTCCCGGTCCATTCATCACCCCAGGCCATTCTCATGTTCCCTCCAG ACTGCCCGGTCCCTGGGCCTGACCTGGAGATCAATCCCACTCTGGAGTCTCTGTGTCTGAGCATGACAGAACACGCCTTGGGTG ATGGGACAGACAAAACCTCCACCATCTGA
- the PAF1 gene encoding RNA polymerase II-associated factor 1 homolog: MAPTIQTQAQREDGHRPNSHRTLPERSGVVCRVKYCNSLPDIPFDPKFITYPFDQNRFVQYKATSLEKQHKHDLLTEPDLGVTIDLINPDTYRIDPNVLLDPADEKLLEEEIQAPTSSKRSQQHAKVVPWMRKTEYISTEFNRYGISNEKPEVKIGVSVKQQFTEEEIYKDRDSQITAIEKTFEDAQKSISQHYSKPRVTPVEVMPVFPDFKMWINPCAQVIFDSDPAPKDTSGAAALEMMSQAMIRGMMDEEGNQFVAYFLPVEETLKKRKRDQEEEMDYAPDDVYDYKIAREYNWNVKNKASKGYEENYFFIFREGDGVYYNELETRVRLSKRRAKAGVQSGTNALLVVKHRDMNEKELEAQEARKAQLENHEPEEEEEEEMETEEKEAGGSDEEREKGSSSEKEGSEDERSGSESEREEVDRDEASDKSGSGEDESSEDEARAARDKEEIFGSDADSEDDADSDDEDRGPARGSDNDSDSGSDGGGQRSRSRSASPFPSGSEHSAQEDGSEAAASDSSEADSDSD; the protein is encoded by the exons ATGGCGCCCACCATCCAGACCCAGGCCCAGCGGGAGGATGGCCACAG GCCCAATTCTCACCGGACTCTGCCTGAGAG GTCTGGAGTGGTCTGCCGAGTCAAGTACTGCAATAGCCTCCCTGACATCCCCTTCGACCCCAAATTCATCACCTACCCCTTTGACCAGAACAG GTTTGTCCAGTACAAAGCCACTTCCTTGGAAAAACAGCACAAACACGACCTCCTCACTGAGCCAGACCTGGGGGTCACCATTGACCTCATCAACCCGGATACCTACCGCATCGACCCCAATG TACTTCTAGATCCAGCTGACGAGAAGCTTTTGGAAGAGGAGATTCAGGCCCCTACAAGCTccaagag ATCCCAGCAGCATGCGAAAGTGGTGCCATGGATGCGGAAGACTGAGTACATCTCCACTGAGTTCAATCGTTATGGCATCTCTAATGAGAAGCCTGAGGTCAA GATTGGAGTTTCTGTGAAGCAGCAgttcacagaggaagaaatatACAAAGACAGGGATAGCCAGATCACAGCCATTGAGAAAACTTTTGAGGATGCCCAGAAATCG ATCTCCCAGCATTACAGCAAGCCCCGAGTGACACCGGTGGAGGTCATGCCTGTCTTCCCAGACTTTAAG ATGTGGATCAACCCGTGTGCTCAGGTAATTTTTGACTCAGACCCAGCCCCCAAGGACACGagtggtgcagctgctttggagatGATGTCTCAGGCCATGATCAG AGGCATGATGGATGAGGAAGGGAACCAGTTTGTGGCCTATTTCCTGCCTGTGGAAGAGACGCTGAAGAAGCGAAAGCGGGACCAGGAGGAGGAGATGGACTATGCACCAGATGACGT ATACGACTACAAGATTGCTCGGGAGTACAACTGGAACGTGAAGAACAAAGCCAGCAAGGGCTATGAGGAGAACTACTTCTTCATCTTCCGGGAGGGCGATGGGGTTTACTACAACGAACTGGAGACCAG GGTCCGTCTGAGTAAACGCCGAGCAAAGGCTGGGGTTCAGTCCGGTACCAATGCCCTGCTGGTGGTCAAACACCGGGACATGAATGAGAAGGAATTAGAAGCCCAG GAGGCACGGAAGGCCCAGCTGGAGAACCACGAACccgaggaagaagaggaggaagagatggagacagaagagaaagaagctgGGGGCTCAG ATGAGGAGCGAGAGAAAGGCAGCAGCAGTGAGAAGGAAGGCAGTGAGGACGAGCGTTCAGGCAGCGAGAGTGAACGTGAAGAGGTTGACAGGGATGAGGCCAGTGACAAGAGTGGTAGCGGCGAGGATGAGAGCAGTGAGGACGAGGCCCGGGCCGCTCGGGACAAAGAGGAGATCTTTGGCAGTGATGCGGACTCGGAAGACGATGCAGATTCTGATGATGAGGACAGAGGCCCGGCCCGTGGCAGTGACAATGATTCGGACAGCGGCAGTGATGGCGGTGGCCAGCGCAGCCGGAGCCGCAGTGCCAGTCCCTTCCCCAGTGGCAGTGAGCACTCTGCCCAAGAGGATGGCAGTGAAGCTGCAGCTTCTGATTCCAGTGAAGCCGACAGTGACAGTGACTGA